A DNA window from Anastrepha ludens isolate Willacy chromosome 6, idAnaLude1.1, whole genome shotgun sequence contains the following coding sequences:
- the LOC128866509 gene encoding alpha-tubulin N-acetyltransferase 1-like, protein MAAFQFDIRNLFAQPIVKVNSTLLPHTFRGDKRQAMEATAKMSAIIDHLGQLSAKAQKLTKPITTAQKLRMSDNQVVYLMADVGEHNGHGDEVIGLLKIGTKDLYLFDELGQTRKVDKAPCILDFYIHDARQRTGLGKELFQTMLREEKWVPVKCSVDRPSEKLLGFLKKHYGLERIIPQANHFVLYDGFFEHEKGNGKPNEMARSHKMLMANRYL, encoded by the coding sequence ATGGCGGCATTCCAATTCGACATACGGAATCTCTTCGCGCAGCCGATTGTGAAAGTGAACTCAACCCTATTGCCGCATACATTCCGCGGCGATAAACGACAAGCTATGGAGGCCACTGCCAAGATGTCAGCCATCATCGATCATTTGGGACAACTCTCGGCTAAAGCGCAGAAACTGACTAAACCCATCACAACTGCACAAAAGCTCCGCATGTCCGACAATCAAGTCGTCTATTTAATGGCCGATGTGGGCGAACACAATGGGCATGGCGATGAGGTCATCGGTTTGCTTAAGATCGGCACTAAAGATTTGTATTTATTCGATGAACTGGGTCAAACTCGGAAAGTGGACAAGGCGCCCTGCATACTGGATTTTTATATACACGATGCGCGACAGCGCACAGGTTTGGGCAAAGAACTATTCCAAACTATGTTACGCGAAGAAAAGTGGGTGCCCGTCAAATGTTCGGTGGACCGGCCATCAGAAAAACTGCTGGGTTTTCTAAAGAAACACTACGGCTTGGAACGCATTATACCACAGGCCAATCACTTTGTGCTCTATGATGGCTTCTTCGAGCACGAgaaaggcaatggaaaaccaaaTGAAATGGCAAGGTCACACAAAATGCTCATGGCCAATAGATATCTATGA
- the LOC128867844 gene encoding extracellular serine/threonine protein kinase four-jointed, whose amino-acid sequence MASYSKANLKNIESAGFHSSGFRTFTEFKAKVSDHFQNQYKNMNDRFKVDSETNENSFNRTCQASSGINENHLNSPYSKAYPEELVINSAAYISHSPHNAVDPPLQHSLSVMPPYRYGSSESSASLSLLPLSRRRWFQRQTCLLCIMVAFMFGLLLGVFAPMLDLRVVFANLSTAQKAAPAAITPPTSDSRLAPSVTDLVWKPLQYDNPQRNRTPATATGDLSNVPLSPFSVAFINEHHARIDAEEILSDSVPNPAYVGYDVAPNEDYRAQRKVEKPLARTAERRVSKMLHEDREPLRLQASHAGAALTNIILQRPTVQKLPKTEPRLPGIINANIYWGELVERALPKGFGAEDTRDWNAYVASQTVVQRLESGCGRMQNRLVVFSDGTRACARYRQNTDQIQGELFSFYLGRLLNMTNLAPSAVLTVNVESEKWSEVVRDITQAQWKQQRPVVLTRWLPNLEPAGIPQPFQPLDRHLNKHDVWNITLTLTSVNVDNKALPLVSSLSDGTQHTYNTLDSGNAALQEQNSSGYISSTSNDLDSSPDITITPTSLALERLVELAQWSDLIIFDYLIANLDRVVNNLYNYQWNAEIMAAPAHNLARQSNSDLLIFLDNESGLLHGYRLLKKYEAYHGLLLNNLCVFRKPTIRALRQLREAGAGRKLRQLFEQTASEEVRDVLPTLPDKSIKILIDRIDRVLEQVDKCKQLMDDR is encoded by the coding sequence ATGGCAAGCTACTCGAAAGCAAATTTAAAGAACATTGAAAGTGCTGGCTTTCATTCAAGTGGTTTTAGAACTTTCACCGAATTCAAAGCCAAAGTTTCCGACCACTTTCAAAACCAATATAAAAACATGAACGACAGATTTAAAGTCGACTCAGAAACCAATGAGAACTCGTTTAATCGCACCTGCCAAGCATCTAGTGGAATCAACGAAAATCATTTGAATTCGCCGTATTCCAAAGCATATCCCGAAGAGCTCGTCATCAATAGCGCCGCCTACATTTCCCACAGTCCACACAACGCAGTCGATCCACCGCTGCAACACAGTCTGAGTGTCATGCCGCCCTACCGCTATGGCAGCAGTGAGTCATCGGCATCTTTATCCCTGTTGCCACTCAGTCGACGGCGTTGGTTCCAGCGCCAGACTTGCTTACTGTGCATAATGGTTGCTTTTATGTTCGGTCTACTGCTGGGTGTCTTCGCTCCAATGCTTGATCTACGTGTTGTGTTTGCAAATTTGTCAACCGCGCAAAAAGCTGCACCAGCAGCGATTACGCCTCCAACTTCCGATAGCCGCCTAGCGCCGAGCGTAACTGATTTAGTTTGGAAACCTCTGCAATACGACAATCCACAGAGAAATCGTACACCGGCAACAGCAACCGGAGATCTTAGCAATGTACCACTTAGCCCGTTCTCGGTAGCCTTCATCAACGAACATCATGCGCGAATCGATGCTGAAGAAATATTGAGCGACAGCGTGCCAAATCCTGCATACGTAGGATACGATGTTGCGCCTAACGAGGACTATCGTGCACAGCGCAAAGTGGAAAAGCCATTAGCGCGCACAGCAGAGAGACGTGTCTCGAAAATGTTGCACGAGGATCGGGAACCGCTTAGACTGCAAGCAAGCCATGCCGGCGCTGCATTAACAAATATTATACTACAGCGCCCCACAGTGCAGAAGCTACCTAAGACTGAGCCCCGTTTGCCGGGTATCATAAACGCCAACATCTATTGGGGTGAGCTGGTAGAACGCGCACTGCCCAAAGGCTTTGGCGCAGAAGATACACGTGATTGGAATGCCTATGTGGCGTCACAAACAGTAGTACAGCGTCTTGAATCGGGCTGTGGACGCATGCAAAATCGTCTTGTGGTATTTAGCGATGGCACGCGTGCCTGTGCGCGCTACCGCCAAAACACAGATCAAATACAAGGCGAACTCTTCTCCTTCTATTTGGGACGCTTGCTGAATATGACTAATCTTGCGCCGAGCGCTGTGCTAACTGTAAATGTGGAGTCTGAGAAATGGTCGGAGGTGGTGCGCGACATAACACAAGCGCAATGGAAACAGCAACGTCCCGTGGTCTTGACGCGTTGGCTGCCTAATCTCGAACCCGCCGGTATACCACAACCATTTCAACCGCTCGACCGACATTTAAACAAACATGATGTATGGAATATTACACTCACCTTGACGTCTGTAAATGTTGATAATAAAGCTCTGCCTTTGGTGTCCAGTTTATCAGATGGCACACAGCACACATACAATACGTTGGATTCTGGCAACGCTGCACTTCAAGAACAAAACTCTTCAGGATATATTAGCTCAACATCAAATGACTTAGACTCttctccagatataacaattaCGCCCACCTCACTCGCACTTGAACGCTTGGTTGAACTCGCTCAATGGTCGGATTTGATTATTTTCGACTACTTGATAGCGAACCTCGATCGTGTCGTCAACAATCTCTACAACTATCAATGGAATGCGGAAATTATGGCGGCACCTGCGCACAATTTAGCACGCCAATCTAATTCGGACTTACTGATTTTTCTGGATAACGAATCTGGTTTGCTGCACGGCTATAGGCTGCTCAAGAAATACGAAGCCTACCATGGGCTCTTGCTGAACAATTTGTGTGTTTTTCGCAAGCCCACCATACGCGCCTTGCGACAGCTACGTGAGGCGGGTGCGGGGCGAAAGCTACGACAGCTTTTCGAGCAAACGGCAAGTGAAGAGGTGCGAGATGTACTGCCCACTTTGCCGGACAAATCAATTAAGATACTCATCGATCGCATTGATCGGGTGCTCGAACAAGTGGATAAATGCAAACAATTGATGGACGATAGATAG